One genomic window of Vibrio rhizosphaerae includes the following:
- a CDS encoding BaiN/RdsA family NAD(P)/FAD-dependent oxidoreductase — translation MSKQVDVVVIGAGAAGLMCAAQAGKRGRRVLVVDHGKKPGRKILISGGGRCNFTNYDVSANHYLCRNPHFVKSALSQYTNWDFISLVTQYGIEFEERDHGQLFCLESAKDIVNLLLRECDLPNIEQRYQVNIQTIEKTETGFRLNIGSEIIDCQSLVVATGGLSMPKLGATPFGYQIAEQFGLKVLPTRAALVPFTLHKEEKDRFAELSGIAVPAVLTAENGTSFKEALLFTHRGLSGPAVLQLSSYWQPGENVTVNLVPDEDIEQLLNRSCAKHPNQSVKNTLAKVLPKRLVEVLIERGELVDKPLKQLNSKEMAALVETLTHWQVLPNGTEGYRTAEVTQGGVDTDALSSKTMACKSVPGLFFVGEVMDVTGWLGGYNFQWCWSSGWVAGQWV, via the coding sequence ATGAGCAAACAAGTTGATGTCGTTGTGATCGGCGCCGGAGCTGCCGGGTTGATGTGTGCTGCGCAAGCTGGCAAACGGGGACGACGCGTCTTGGTTGTCGATCACGGTAAAAAACCGGGACGGAAAATCTTGATTTCCGGCGGCGGACGCTGCAATTTCACCAACTATGATGTCTCTGCGAACCATTACCTCTGTCGCAATCCTCATTTTGTTAAATCTGCTTTATCGCAATATACCAACTGGGATTTTATCTCTTTGGTTACTCAGTATGGTATCGAGTTTGAAGAACGGGATCATGGGCAATTATTCTGTCTTGAGAGCGCGAAAGACATTGTTAATTTGCTGCTCAGGGAGTGTGATTTACCCAATATTGAACAGCGCTATCAGGTTAACATTCAAACCATTGAGAAAACGGAAACCGGTTTTCGCCTGAACATCGGGTCAGAGATCATTGATTGCCAGTCGCTGGTGGTTGCAACCGGAGGATTGTCGATGCCGAAACTGGGTGCAACGCCTTTCGGCTATCAAATTGCGGAACAGTTTGGTCTGAAGGTTTTGCCGACCAGAGCAGCATTGGTGCCTTTTACACTCCACAAAGAAGAAAAAGATCGGTTTGCCGAGTTGTCGGGTATTGCTGTTCCTGCGGTTCTCACCGCTGAAAATGGCACTTCATTTAAAGAAGCGCTGCTTTTCACGCACCGGGGGCTTTCCGGCCCCGCGGTGTTGCAGCTTTCCTCTTATTGGCAACCCGGGGAGAACGTCACGGTGAATCTGGTACCGGACGAGGATATCGAGCAATTGCTGAATCGTTCCTGTGCCAAACACCCCAACCAAAGTGTGAAAAATACCCTTGCGAAGGTGTTACCTAAACGCTTGGTTGAAGTCTTGATTGAGCGAGGCGAGCTGGTGGATAAGCCGCTCAAGCAGCTCAACAGTAAAGAAATGGCCGCACTGGTTGAAACATTGACGCACTGGCAGGTTTTACCCAACGGCACGGAAGGCTACCGCACCGCAGAAGTGACACAGGGTGGGGTCGATACCGATGCGCTTTCTTCGAAAACCATGGCATGTAAATCCGTCCCCGGCCTGTTCTTTGTCGGTGAAGTGATGGATGTCACCGGCTGGCTGGGCGGATATAATTTCCAGTGGTGCTGGTCGTCCGGCTGGGTTGCCGGACAGTGGGTGTGA
- the uspB gene encoding universal stress protein UspB, with protein sequence MISEDTILFALMGVTLVNVARYLTALRALIYIMREAHPLLYQQVDGPGFFTTHGNMNKQVRLFHYIKSKEYLHHHDTVFTGKCERVRQLFILSSALVGITMVTSLIL encoded by the coding sequence ATGATCAGCGAAGATACGATCTTATTCGCACTCATGGGAGTGACACTGGTTAATGTTGCGCGGTACCTAACAGCGCTTCGGGCATTGATTTATATCATGCGTGAAGCCCATCCTCTCTTGTATCAGCAAGTAGACGGTCCCGGATTTTTCACTACTCACGGTAATATGAATAAACAGGTCCGTTTATTTCATTACATCAAAAGTAAAGAGTACCTCCATCATCACGACACGGTCTTTACAGGTAAATGTGAACGGGTGAGGCAACTCTTTATCCTTTCATCTGCCCTTGTCGGAATTACGATGGTTACCTCGCTTATTTTATAG
- the ftnA gene encoding non-heme ferritin — translation MLAQAMVDQLNDQINLEFFSSNLYLQMSAWCEDKGFEGAAMFLRSHAQEEMQHMQRLFTYVSETGALPILGAIDAPKHDYTSLGEVFRETYEHEQMITQKINKLAHVAFTSQDYSTFNFLQWYVAEQHEEEKLFKGILDKLELVGEDGKALFFIDKDLADMVNEGSSSVMDSQAG, via the coding sequence ATGCTAGCACAAGCTATGGTTGATCAACTAAATGATCAAATTAATCTCGAATTTTTCTCATCCAATCTATACTTACAAATGAGTGCTTGGTGTGAAGATAAAGGCTTTGAAGGTGCAGCAATGTTTCTTCGTTCTCATGCTCAGGAAGAAATGCAGCACATGCAGCGTCTGTTTACTTATGTGAGTGAGACAGGAGCGCTGCCGATTCTCGGTGCGATTGATGCGCCCAAACACGACTACACAAGTTTAGGGGAGGTTTTCCGCGAAACATATGAACATGAGCAAATGATAACGCAAAAAATTAATAAGTTGGCCCATGTAGCATTCACATCCCAAGATTACTCGACCTTTAATTTTCTTCAGTGGTATGTCGCTGAGCAGCATGAAGAAGAAAAACTATTTAAAGGGATTTTAGATAAGTTAGAGCTGGTTGGTGAAGATGGCAAAGCCCTGTTTTTCATCGACAAAGATTTAGCAGACATGGTTAATGAAGGTTCATCTTCTGTTATGGATTCTCAAGCCGGGTAA
- the uspA gene encoding universal stress protein UspA, with product MSYKHILVTVDLSEESRVLVDKAVALAKPLGAKLSFIHIDVNYAELYTGLIDINLAETQHQSMEMSQKHLQEIATHANYPIHHTLVGSGDLGHEICETIKEYEIDLVVCGHHQDFWSKLLSSTKLLINCSPVDMLVVPLKD from the coding sequence ATGAGCTATAAACATATCTTAGTCACAGTCGATTTATCTGAGGAAAGCCGAGTTTTAGTAGATAAAGCTGTTGCGTTGGCAAAACCTCTTGGAGCAAAATTGTCTTTTATTCATATTGATGTGAATTATGCCGAGCTGTACACCGGGCTGATCGATATCAATCTGGCAGAAACACAGCATCAATCCATGGAAATGTCACAAAAGCATTTGCAAGAAATCGCAACCCATGCCAACTATCCGATTCATCACACCTTGGTAGGTAGTGGTGATTTAGGCCATGAGATTTGTGAAACGATCAAAGAATACGAAATCGATCTGGTTGTCTGTGGCCATCATCAGGATTTTTGGAGCAAACTGCTTTCCTCAACCAAACTTCTCATCAACTGTTCTCCGGTTGATATGCTGGTCGTGCCACTCAAAGACTGA
- a CDS encoding carboxylate/amino acid/amine transporter, producing MAYLSVITLLWAFSFSLIGVYLAGQVDAWFSVLMRIALASLVFLPFLKFRQVAPSLILKLMAIGGIQLGLMYCFYYQSFLLLSVPEVLLFTVFTPIYVTLIYDLLKGRFSPWYLVTAIVAVLGTIVIKRTDVQEDFLIGFLVVQGANLCFAIGQVSYKYVMENQDTKLSQHTVFGYFYLGALLVAAIAFLLLGHPDKLPTTSLQWGILVYLGLIASGVGYFMWNKGACLVNAGALAIMNNALVPAGLIVNILIWNREANLLKLILGGAIIMLSLWINETWVKRKVAQQYS from the coding sequence ATGGCTTACCTTTCTGTGATTACCCTATTGTGGGCTTTTTCGTTCAGCCTGATCGGTGTTTATCTTGCCGGTCAGGTTGATGCTTGGTTCTCCGTCCTCATGCGTATTGCACTTGCGAGTCTGGTGTTTTTACCATTTCTGAAATTCCGCCAGGTTGCTCCCTCACTGATCCTCAAACTTATGGCCATCGGTGGCATCCAGCTTGGTTTGATGTACTGCTTTTACTACCAATCTTTTCTCTTGCTCAGTGTCCCTGAAGTGCTGTTATTTACGGTGTTTACCCCGATATACGTCACATTAATTTATGATCTGCTCAAAGGGCGCTTTTCTCCCTGGTATCTCGTAACAGCTATTGTGGCCGTGTTAGGGACAATCGTGATTAAACGCACGGATGTGCAAGAAGACTTTTTAATCGGGTTTTTGGTCGTTCAGGGGGCGAATCTTTGCTTTGCGATCGGTCAGGTCAGCTATAAGTATGTGATGGAAAATCAGGACACCAAACTCTCTCAGCACACCGTATTTGGCTATTTCTATCTCGGTGCACTACTCGTTGCGGCGATCGCGTTTCTCCTTTTGGGACATCCGGATAAACTGCCAACAACGTCACTGCAATGGGGTATTCTGGTCTATCTGGGGTTGATCGCTTCAGGGGTGGGATATTTTATGTGGAATAAAGGGGCTTGTCTGGTGAATGCGGGAGCTCTGGCGATTATGAATAACGCATTGGTCCCGGCTGGTCTGATTGTGAATATCTTGATTTGGAACCGAGAGGCTAACCTGCTGAAACTGATTCTCGGTGGCGCAATCATTATGTTGTCACTCTGGATCAATGAAACTTGGGTCAAACGTAAAGTGGCACAACAATACTCATAG
- a CDS encoding class I SAM-dependent methyltransferase, which produces MSLQLLTESRDGQPTLDAIAERWQLEHTPGSAFALVLTDERLELRQLDEPKLGAIYVDFVGGAVAHRRKFGGGKGQAIAKAVGLNKGVIPVVLDATAGLGRDAFVLASLGCHVLMVERHPVVAALLEDGLRRAYADTEIGSWVAERMTLLHESSHRALDNLEHHIRPDVVYLDPMYPHPVNKKKTALVKKEMRVFQSLVGADDDADALLMPALRLAKKRVVVKRPDYAPWLDAQRPTMAIETKKNRFDVYVNAAMDEK; this is translated from the coding sequence TTGTCACTACAGTTGTTAACCGAGTCCCGTGACGGACAGCCAACTCTCGACGCAATTGCGGAGCGATGGCAGCTTGAGCATACGCCGGGCAGCGCCTTTGCTTTAGTCTTGACTGACGAACGCTTAGAGTTGCGTCAGTTGGATGAGCCCAAGTTGGGCGCGATCTATGTTGATTTTGTTGGTGGGGCTGTTGCGCATCGGCGTAAATTCGGTGGTGGAAAAGGGCAGGCGATAGCCAAAGCGGTCGGGCTGAATAAAGGTGTCATTCCGGTTGTCCTTGATGCAACGGCTGGCTTGGGCCGTGATGCTTTCGTATTGGCTTCTTTAGGGTGCCATGTCTTGATGGTGGAGCGTCACCCTGTGGTTGCAGCACTCTTGGAAGACGGGTTAAGACGAGCTTATGCCGATACTGAGATTGGGTCATGGGTGGCTGAGCGAATGACATTACTGCATGAGAGTAGTCACCGGGCACTCGACAATCTTGAGCACCATATCCGGCCTGACGTCGTTTATCTGGATCCGATGTACCCTCACCCGGTGAATAAGAAGAAAACCGCGTTGGTGAAGAAAGAGATGCGGGTATTTCAATCTTTGGTCGGTGCTGATGACGATGCTGACGCTCTGTTAATGCCAGCACTGCGTTTAGCAAAAAAACGAGTGGTCGTGAAGCGTCCTGACTATGCTCCGTGGCTTGATGCGCAGCGCCCGACGATGGCCATCGAAACCAAGAAAAACCGCTTTGATGTGTATGTCAATGCAGCCATGGACGAGAAATAA
- the asnC gene encoding transcriptional regulator AsnC, whose product MHPNTAKLDDLDRAILKILMDDARTPYAEMAKQFNVSPATIHVRIEKMKNADIIQKTEVVVNTKKLGYDVCCFIGINLNAARDYHSALEKLNALDEVVEAYYTTGAYNIFAKLMCHSIEELQYVLIDKLQSIDEVQSTETLISLQNPINRNVIP is encoded by the coding sequence ATGCATCCCAATACGGCCAAACTCGACGATTTGGATCGTGCCATCCTCAAAATTTTAATGGATGATGCCCGAACGCCCTACGCAGAAATGGCAAAACAATTTAATGTCAGCCCGGCCACAATCCACGTTCGCATCGAAAAAATGAAAAACGCGGATATTATCCAAAAAACGGAAGTCGTCGTGAACACGAAAAAGCTAGGCTACGATGTCTGCTGTTTTATTGGCATCAATTTAAATGCCGCAAGAGACTACCACTCAGCGTTAGAAAAGCTGAATGCGCTCGATGAAGTTGTCGAAGCCTATTATACAACGGGGGCATACAATATATTTGCAAAATTAATGTGTCACTCAATTGAAGAACTTCAATACGTACTCATTGATAAATTGCAAAGCATCGATGAGGTTCAATCAACTGAAACATTAATTTCATTGCAAAACCCCATCAATAGAAATGTTATCCCGTAA
- the tsrA gene encoding H-NS-like global regulator TsrA: MSMTTYEMARILEQLDETPEKVMFGKLLSELGNQSSERIRSAAKQVSVPVLRDLVYQFEQVIESRKYEQVESMAKNLAAQGISAEELLNYLSKKNSAI; this comes from the coding sequence ATGTCGATGACAACTTATGAAATGGCTCGAATTTTAGAGCAGCTTGATGAAACACCAGAGAAGGTGATGTTTGGAAAGTTGCTCAGTGAATTGGGCAACCAGAGCAGTGAGCGTATTCGCAGTGCTGCTAAACAAGTATCTGTTCCTGTTTTACGTGACTTGGTTTACCAATTTGAGCAAGTGATCGAATCCCGCAAATATGAACAAGTTGAAAGCATGGCAAAAAATTTAGCGGCCCAAGGTATTTCTGCTGAAGAGCTGCTGAACTATTTAAGTAAAAAGAATAGTGCTATTTAA
- a CDS encoding aminopeptidase P family protein → MQGHISERISNIRSWLKENQLDALIVPHEDEYLGEYLPVHNERLQWLTGFTGSAGVAVITQERASIFVDGRYTVQVTKQVPETIFEYHHLIEEPYLDWIIDHLSPSSKVGFDPRLHRALWVTHAQQKIAGKFTLCPLQDNPIDQLWQNRPVPLFSKMWLMDIKQSGQSSEDKRQAIADILRKKQAHCALLTQSDSICWLLNIRGQDIACLPVLLTYAIIYDDASVDLFIDPQRVIEDFEPHAGPGVRICPPETLEQSLANLQGKQVLLDPDTSNAWFSLTLQNAGVSIIHGADPCMLPKAAKNTSEIAGMKACHIRDGAAMAKFLSWLDQEVAQGHLHNEATLSDRLAEFRQEDPTLLDFSFNTISAAGSNAAMCHYNHLNQPTPGQLTPDSLYLVDSGGQYTDGTTDITRTIAIGTPSPLMKQQFTLVLKGHIALASARFPQGTSGHQLDALARQHLWAHGYDFDHGTGHGVGHCLNVHEGPQRISKAPNTVALQPGMVVSNEPGYYRADQFGIRIENLELVTPVETQGDFSVLGFESLTRCPIDQRAIDRSQLTETEIQWLNNYHQKVWNDVSPLVSGDVKTWLKQATQPLT, encoded by the coding sequence ATGCAAGGTCATATATCTGAACGAATATCAAATATAAGAAGCTGGCTCAAAGAAAACCAACTTGATGCGCTGATTGTTCCTCATGAGGACGAATATCTGGGAGAGTATCTACCCGTCCATAACGAACGTCTACAATGGCTGACAGGCTTTACTGGTTCTGCGGGCGTTGCCGTCATTACTCAAGAGCGAGCTTCAATTTTTGTTGATGGTCGCTACACGGTTCAAGTTACCAAACAAGTTCCAGAGACAATATTTGAATATCATCATCTGATTGAAGAACCCTATCTCGATTGGATAATAGACCATCTTTCCCCAAGCAGTAAAGTCGGATTCGATCCGCGTCTTCATCGGGCTCTATGGGTAACACATGCCCAACAAAAAATCGCGGGGAAATTTACGCTGTGTCCACTTCAGGATAACCCAATTGATCAGTTATGGCAGAACCGTCCAGTACCACTTTTTTCGAAAATGTGGTTAATGGACATCAAACAATCAGGTCAGAGCAGCGAGGACAAACGCCAAGCTATCGCGGATATCCTCAGAAAAAAACAAGCACATTGTGCACTACTCACACAATCAGACTCAATCTGTTGGTTACTGAATATTCGCGGCCAGGATATTGCCTGCCTCCCGGTCTTACTGACTTATGCCATTATCTATGACGATGCCAGTGTCGATCTTTTCATCGACCCACAACGAGTAATTGAAGACTTTGAACCCCATGCCGGACCGGGCGTCAGAATCTGCCCTCCGGAGACACTTGAACAGTCACTGGCAAACTTACAGGGCAAGCAAGTTTTACTGGATCCCGACACCAGCAACGCTTGGTTCAGTCTGACATTACAAAACGCAGGCGTCTCTATCATTCATGGTGCAGATCCGTGCATGCTACCGAAAGCCGCGAAGAATACCAGTGAAATTGCCGGCATGAAAGCCTGCCACATTCGTGATGGTGCCGCGATGGCGAAGTTTTTATCTTGGTTGGATCAGGAAGTTGCGCAAGGCCATCTGCACAATGAAGCCACCTTATCGGATCGACTGGCAGAATTCAGACAAGAAGATCCGACTTTACTGGACTTTAGCTTTAATACCATTTCCGCGGCCGGCAGCAATGCGGCAATGTGCCATTATAATCATCTCAATCAGCCAACGCCCGGACAGCTAACACCAGACAGTTTATATCTGGTCGATTCTGGTGGCCAATATACCGATGGCACGACCGATATTACCCGGACCATCGCGATAGGAACGCCCTCTCCGCTGATGAAACAGCAATTTACACTGGTTTTAAAAGGGCATATTGCACTGGCAAGTGCGCGCTTCCCACAGGGAACATCCGGACATCAGTTAGATGCACTGGCACGCCAGCACTTATGGGCGCATGGCTATGATTTCGATCATGGGACGGGTCATGGTGTTGGTCATTGCCTCAACGTTCATGAAGGACCACAGCGCATCAGCAAAGCACCGAATACCGTGGCTTTACAACCGGGGATGGTTGTCTCCAATGAGCCTGGTTATTACCGTGCGGATCAGTTTGGAATTCGGATCGAGAACCTAGAACTGGTTACACCGGTAGAGACCCAAGGTGATTTTAGTGTACTGGGATTTGAATCTTTAACACGTTGTCCGATCGACCAACGTGCCATTGACCGATCACAGCTCACCGAAACAGAAATCCAGTGGCTCAATAACTACCACCAGAAAGTCTGGAATGATGTTTCGCCACTCGTCAGTGGTGATGTCAAAACGTGGCTCAAACAAGCAACTCAGCCTCTCACTTAA
- the betI gene encoding transcriptional regulator BetI — translation MPKVGMPDIRKPQLVQATMNVIERVGLHGASISLISKEAGVSAGIINHYFGGKQGLLEETMRAILREHSRVITAALKQLPRDAHYERINAIIDGNFNGFQTESEVVKTWLAFWSYSMHDPQLYRLQRVNEKRLISHLKIELKTLVPHPQSLSVAHGIAALIDGIWLRGALNPRGIDAALARTIINDYLDKQIIYYNNL, via the coding sequence ATGCCTAAGGTCGGCATGCCAGATATCCGTAAACCGCAACTCGTTCAGGCAACAATGAATGTGATCGAGCGCGTCGGGTTACACGGGGCAAGTATCTCGCTTATCAGCAAAGAAGCAGGCGTTTCCGCTGGAATCATCAATCATTATTTCGGTGGTAAACAAGGATTACTCGAAGAAACGATGCGCGCGATTTTACGTGAGCATTCTCGGGTGATTACTGCTGCATTAAAGCAGCTGCCGCGCGATGCGCATTATGAACGGATTAATGCCATTATTGATGGCAACTTCAACGGATTCCAGACAGAAAGTGAAGTCGTTAAAACTTGGCTGGCTTTCTGGTCCTATTCGATGCACGACCCCCAGTTATACAGACTTCAGCGTGTGAATGAGAAACGCCTGATTTCACACCTTAAAATCGAATTAAAAACATTAGTCCCTCATCCTCAATCGTTATCTGTCGCCCACGGGATCGCCGCGCTCATTGATGGCATCTGGCTACGAGGCGCATTGAATCCAAGAGGGATTGATGCCGCACTCGCCAGAACCATTATTAACGATTATCTGGATAAACAAATCATATATTACAACAACTTGTAA
- the betB gene encoding betaine-aldehyde dehydrogenase: protein MKSLYIHGKRCSATSGKTFTSLNPATGEVLAEIEQASTQDIQDAVESAKQGFARWSAMSAVERSRILLKAVELLREKNDELAKLEVLDTGKPLQEALEVDIVTGADVIEYYAGLAPTLVGTQQPLTDNQFFYTRQEPLGICAGIGAWNYPIQIAMWKSAPALAAGNAMIFKPSEETPLTALELAEIYTKAGVPDGVFNIVQGDGQVGEQLTSHPDIAKVSFTGEVETGKKVMANSARTLKSVTMELGGKSPLLIFDDAPIDQAVSAAMVANFYTQGEVCTNGTRVFVHESIYDDFLTQLKTRTEQLIIGNPMDMATQVGALISKKHCHQVMAAIDEARNHGAKLLTGGFQVTENGLDKGNFVAPTVFYDCDESMALVQHEIFGPVMAVMKFSDEDDVIQRANDTSYGLAAGVFTRDISRAHRIIHQLQAGICWINTWGNSPAEMPVGGYKNSGIGRENGLETLTHYTQTKSVFIELGNFESPYPY, encoded by the coding sequence ATGAAATCACTTTATATACATGGAAAGCGATGCAGCGCCACTTCCGGAAAAACATTCACTTCATTGAATCCGGCAACCGGAGAAGTGCTTGCTGAAATCGAACAAGCCTCAACACAAGATATTCAGGATGCCGTAGAGTCTGCCAAACAAGGTTTTGCACGCTGGTCAGCTATGAGCGCCGTAGAACGCAGTCGAATTCTGCTCAAAGCCGTTGAACTTCTCCGCGAAAAGAATGATGAACTAGCCAAGCTGGAAGTGCTTGATACCGGCAAACCCCTACAAGAAGCGCTTGAAGTCGATATCGTCACCGGTGCAGATGTGATCGAATACTACGCAGGGTTGGCACCAACCTTGGTCGGTACACAACAGCCCCTGACAGACAATCAGTTTTTCTATACTCGCCAGGAGCCGCTGGGAATCTGTGCCGGTATCGGTGCCTGGAACTATCCGATTCAGATTGCCATGTGGAAATCCGCACCGGCACTTGCAGCGGGTAATGCGATGATTTTCAAACCTTCAGAGGAAACACCATTAACCGCCCTTGAACTTGCAGAGATTTATACCAAAGCGGGTGTTCCCGACGGTGTATTCAATATTGTTCAGGGAGATGGTCAGGTCGGAGAACAACTCACATCTCACCCTGACATCGCTAAGGTCTCTTTCACCGGTGAAGTCGAAACCGGCAAAAAAGTAATGGCAAACAGCGCCCGGACCCTGAAGTCCGTCACGATGGAACTTGGTGGAAAATCACCACTGCTGATCTTTGATGATGCACCCATCGACCAAGCGGTATCAGCGGCAATGGTCGCCAATTTCTACACGCAGGGTGAAGTCTGTACCAATGGTACACGCGTCTTTGTTCATGAGTCGATCTACGATGATTTTTTAACACAGCTGAAAACCCGTACAGAGCAATTGATCATCGGCAATCCAATGGATATGGCAACTCAGGTCGGCGCATTGATTTCCAAAAAACATTGTCATCAGGTGATGGCCGCTATTGATGAAGCCCGTAACCATGGCGCGAAGCTCCTGACCGGTGGTTTCCAAGTCACAGAGAACGGTTTAGATAAAGGTAACTTTGTTGCCCCAACCGTCTTCTATGACTGTGATGAAAGCATGGCACTGGTTCAGCATGAAATCTTCGGCCCGGTTATGGCGGTGATGAAATTCTCAGATGAGGACGATGTAATTCAACGAGCGAATGATACCTCTTATGGGCTCGCAGCCGGGGTATTCACTCGGGATATTTCACGCGCTCACCGCATTATTCATCAGCTTCAGGCTGGTATCTGCTGGATCAACACCTGGGGCAACTCACCGGCGGAAATGCCTGTCGGTGGATACAAAAACTCTGGAATTGGTCGCGAGAATGGCCTTGAGACACTGACTCACTACACACAAACCAAAAGTGTCTTTATCGAGTTAGGAAACTTTGAAAGCCCTTACCCGTACTAG
- the betA gene encoding choline dehydrogenase — MKQQFDYIVVGAGSAGCILADRLTESGEHNVLLLEAGGSDKSIFIQMPTALSYPMNTPKYAWQFETVPEKGLDGRQLHCPRGKVLGGSSSINGMVYVRGHACDFDEWESHGATGWNYANCLPYFRRAESWSGGEDRYRGQDGPVATCNGNEMKLNPLYTAFIQAGVEAGYPETIDYNGYQQEGFGPMHMTVDHGVRASTANAYLKRALKRSNLTLLKHVVARKILLDGKKAIGVEFEHQGSVKSAYANAEVISSAGSVGSVQLLQCSGIGPRAVLEAAGVEVNHELAGVGENLQDHLEVYFQYQCKQPITLNSKLGLISKGLIGTQWILTHTGLGATNHFESCAFIRSRAGLKWPNIQYHFLPAAMRYDGQAAFSGHGFQVHVGPNKPESRGTIRITSADPHVKPEITFNYLSTEQDRQDWRDCIRLTREIMSQPALAAYRGDEIQPGIDVESDDAIDQWVRANVESAYHPSCSCKMGSIDDPMAVVDTQCKVIGIDQLRIVDSSIFPTITNGNLNAPTMMVAERAADFILGKTPLPGSDAPVWIAKDWQTEQRTTQPQLASVSVQK; from the coding sequence ATGAAACAGCAGTTTGATTATATCGTTGTCGGAGCCGGATCTGCCGGATGCATACTGGCAGATCGATTAACAGAATCAGGAGAGCATAATGTCCTGCTTCTCGAAGCGGGAGGCAGCGACAAAAGTATCTTCATTCAAATGCCAACAGCACTCTCCTATCCGATGAATACGCCCAAATATGCGTGGCAGTTTGAAACCGTTCCGGAAAAAGGATTGGATGGCCGCCAGCTTCATTGTCCTCGCGGTAAAGTCCTCGGTGGCAGCTCGTCGATTAACGGGATGGTTTACGTACGTGGCCATGCCTGTGACTTCGATGAATGGGAATCTCACGGGGCAACCGGCTGGAATTACGCCAATTGCCTGCCCTACTTCAGACGTGCCGAATCTTGGTCAGGCGGTGAAGATCGGTACCGTGGCCAAGACGGTCCGGTTGCAACGTGTAACGGCAACGAAATGAAGCTCAACCCGCTCTATACTGCATTTATTCAGGCCGGTGTCGAAGCAGGTTACCCAGAAACCATTGACTATAACGGCTACCAGCAGGAAGGCTTCGGCCCGATGCATATGACCGTTGATCACGGTGTCCGGGCCTCAACCGCCAATGCTTATCTGAAGCGCGCATTAAAGCGCTCAAATCTGACCTTGTTAAAGCATGTTGTCGCAAGAAAGATCTTGCTTGACGGTAAAAAAGCAATCGGCGTTGAATTTGAGCATCAAGGCTCCGTCAAATCTGCTTATGCAAATGCAGAAGTGATTTCATCTGCCGGATCGGTCGGTTCGGTACAACTTCTCCAATGTTCAGGAATCGGTCCAAGAGCCGTCCTAGAGGCCGCTGGTGTTGAAGTCAATCATGAACTGGCCGGAGTGGGTGAAAACCTTCAGGATCACCTTGAAGTCTATTTTCAGTATCAATGTAAACAACCTATCACGCTCAATAGTAAATTAGGGCTGATCAGTAAAGGGTTGATTGGGACGCAATGGATTCTTACGCATACAGGACTCGGAGCAACCAACCATTTTGAATCCTGTGCCTTTATTCGTTCCAGAGCCGGACTGAAATGGCCGAATATCCAGTATCACTTTCTTCCTGCGGCGATGCGTTATGACGGTCAGGCTGCTTTTTCCGGGCACGGCTTTCAGGTGCATGTAGGCCCGAACAAGCCAGAGAGTCGCGGTACTATCCGGATTACTTCAGCGGATCCACATGTAAAACCAGAAATTACATTTAATTATCTGTCGACAGAACAAGACCGACAGGACTGGCGTGACTGTATCCGCCTGACCCGGGAGATTATGTCTCAGCCAGCATTAGCTGCGTATCGTGGTGATGAAATCCAGCCCGGTATTGATGTTGAAAGTGATGATGCAATTGATCAATGGGTCAGAGCAAATGTTGAAAGCGCTTATCACCCATCCTGTTCCTGCAAAATGGGCAGTATTGATGATCCCATGGCGGTCGTCGATACACAGTGCAAAGTCATCGGTATTGATCAGTTACGTATCGTTGATTCTTCCATTTTCCCGACAATTACCAACGGTAACTTAAATGCTCCCACCATGATGGTGGCAGAACGAGCTGCCGATTTCATTTTAGGCAAAACCCCGCTTCCCGGCTCTGACGCACCAGTATGGATTGCGAAAGACTGGCAAACAGAACAACGGACGACTCAGCCTCAACTCGCTTCTGTATCCGTACAGAAATGA